A stretch of Sulfurimonas xiamenensis DNA encodes these proteins:
- the tatB gene encoding Sec-independent protein translocase protein TatB encodes MFGMGFTEILIIAVIAILFLGPDKLPDAMVEIAKFFRNAKNTIGTMKESLEEEMNVKSMKDEALAYKKELLNASNQVKSATDIKKMAAKLTTLEDGTFEDDDLFKESKQSNQSDNKSEKTPNKSDEVTLAKKKKNPNKIEEDSKDV; translated from the coding sequence GTTTTACTGAGATACTGATTATCGCTGTTATTGCCATTTTGTTCCTTGGTCCGGATAAACTTCCCGATGCAATGGTAGAGATAGCTAAATTTTTCAGAAATGCGAAGAATACTATTGGCACTATGAAAGAGTCTCTAGAAGAAGAGATGAATGTTAAAAGCATGAAAGATGAAGCATTGGCATACAAAAAAGAGTTGCTTAATGCCTCAAATCAAGTAAAAAGCGCAACTGACATAAAAAAGATGGCAGCAAAACTAACAACGCTTGAAGATGGTACATTTGAAGATGACGATCTCTTCAAAGAGTCAAAACAGAGTAATCAATCAGATAACAAAAGTGAAAAAACGCCAAATAAAAGTGATGAAGTAACTCTTGCAAAGAAAAAAAAGAATCCAAATAAAAT